From one Scophthalmus maximus strain ysfricsl-2021 chromosome 19, ASM2237912v1, whole genome shotgun sequence genomic stretch:
- the igsf9b gene encoding protein turtle homolog A isoform X1, translating to MGLERRWLQAVTTAVAICLLSLSQGVSSLVHGRVGGSAELGCNLAPTYKEATTPNLFPLHVVEWVRLGYNVPILIKFGVYAPRVHPNYKGRVSLTRGASLLVDRLTLEDEGWFECRILLLDSKTDEFRNGTWTFLSITAPPVFIKKPPTFVEVLLGDSLTLSCGAHGNPRPTVVWHKDESPIEKHEKIKVLNGTLSLASVTRNISGVYKCHVSNSEGNLTHSLQLQVKGPPIIIISPEDTTLNMTQDAVLQCQADAYPSNLTYEWLKQGQSVYHIESLKSRVKILVDGTLLIPNLIPEDAGNYTCTPTNGILTPPSASAHLKVKHPARVGRMPRETYLPAGMEGVIVCPVQADPPVLYVNWTKDGNNLNLDNLPGWLVNAEGSVFIATSNDNAVGMYTCTAYNSYGTMGKSESTQVLLQDPPSLRVPPQPEYLQEVGRQLIIPCEANGDPNPNITWSKIGPTPRSPYTVLANGSLLLQPLSKDHHGGWECLATNRVATVSAGTVVMVLGTSPHIVSSVSVTTEMNQANVSWVPGFDGGYTQKFTVWVKHASRGKHEWASLPVPTSKNYLLVTGLLAGTDYQFSVLPQNRLGSGPFSEIVSVRTQAVPTEASTAVSTLPMLDPPTFLSANQTGQGVLLQWSPPEAPTSPLTGYVLQARRNQGQWVILSSIISANQSELLVQGLLRDSSYDLRLMSRSNKLLSEPSEAVNVSTIGMEIYPLRPSFLEVIPEPLLAGVLAGVCFLFVAIILSLVTACYMSHRRRHRRRKRRQDLPSAFQKNSSPEARSPPRSPDSVLKLKLCPPLPFFPKSSSQSDRSSFDKGSRGEYHDQRKQLLSNSSPPPHYTLFESHLGSQAPSPSALESISRGPDGRFITQTLPEGSSPSNNKIFKKDVLQMNGGASGSGSNRTSFRDSPKSSILSSEKDERRHSPLTVDVPELNRPPSSPGRVRAMARNFSRQGCFYSDDEQGSEALLERISFYSDSSEKKPSDSLRRYRIPGHSDDLFSSLGKRTKLLDRDRDRLRHSGYQPMESQLTDNSTLVSQLHSELERNSINKFVQLAQEREEMERELESYTADQRSRSRGRDKCQSSATENPQRDAPKSEEEPVWKTQDVTIRQKRRPSGQTSRVSDYRRACYFGTTSSPMDRLPTSRIQWDISPVTSVTSLIPVRSPRETTSPRSQHPRTGREIPEDSLTVVNSSCSPVTQNTSLPMFSPDVSPPVLCLETPVRARSLSPQREPDICRKSVTEQDGGVSSRSRHSYAYSANQPWDSAARSPTVDSERPGSSASVPYNQPDRAKDFTATRDPSPSSYSTLPYEHHEAGAKAKDRETQGRDDRRSLGFYSELEKEGVRARSRRSDKCLFSDSPSPISTLTLVEETESDQSHFSVPRMSESFKVKPAAPSPKMSPLQTSAILEYLSLPGFVEMSVDEPVGGAEVTDAAVQSSELKADKSPVAKPDVVPTNWEVHVQENQRMGSNLKEVCHEPTHSGAAAEPSLDACRKQAYKRSLHVEPRDSSHRVRFPDETIPPSHGPEKTSKQLYREKTQLRVGNISTDRPESRLGSRSAHTMLSAAKGVADIVSKHSWSFVDSSETLSEQSQRQASQGSRTNNIASRIAQAPVPFLKKSLSIGPCRTLSGMGQPRPFLKKSISLGSQRWEHFESPRTYISERCYWDEFPNPNVRVKSCSLGRTPPSMPRPGPSWREYVPFRRPSIGSLERPHHTQRSLASPSYLTHSMYPPRQTSVSPKLEPCDPRRQAAVFLESSRWSPTYHETLRSAQHKYVPMPSSVPMPQYQHWPGSRGETMRPVDPRRGPPRSYLPRGISWPSPYYAPFPPREGESYRQPDRMTGRGGETEIRDGGRASYASQSSGRGSAGLFQHSLSITPTLLSSPETTEESERHRAATELPERRAKRRNTSVDESYEWDSADACVDSEVLEAMRLDQSHVGLRRGRVEPRHDQAGGLQDQQQKGPPPSLSPPVSNPPRCEFSRSLSEARFNALRQEYQEYRRAQESICSREPCLTPGYDSDSDSSSALL from the exons ATGGGACTGGAGAGACGGTGGCTTCAGGCTGTCACCACTGCAGTAGCCATCTGTCTGCTTA GTTTGTCTCAAGGTGTGTCATCGTTGGTCCATGGCAGAGTGGGGGGCTCCGCAGAGCTGGGCTGCAATCTCGCGCCTACATACAAAGAAGCCACCACCCCAAACCTCTTTCCTCTACATGTGGTGGAGTGGGTGCGCCTGGGTTACAACGTTCCCATCCTCATCAAATTTGGAGTGTACGCTCCCCGTGTTCATCCAAACTATAAGG GTCGCGTGTCTCTGACCCGGGGTGCCTCTCTGCTGGTGGATCGGCTGACCCTGGAAGACGAGGGCTGGTTCGAATGTCGCATCCTGCTCTTGGACAGCAAGACAGACGAATTTCGTAATGGCACATGGACCTTCCTCTCCATCACAG CTCCACCTGTGTTTATCAAGAAACCACCGACTTTTGTGGAGgttctgctgggagactcaCTGACTCTCAGCTGTGGAGCCCATGGCAACCCTCGACCGACTGTTGTCTGGCACAAAGATGAGAGCCCGAttgagaaacatgaaaaaataaaa GTGCTCAATGGGACCTTGTCTTTGGCCTCCGTCACAAGAAATATTTCAGGAGTGTACAAATGCCACGTGTCCAACTCGGAGGGGAACCTGACCCACTCTttgcagctgcaggtgaaaG GTCCtccaatcatcatcatctccccaGAGGACACCACACTGAACATGACCCAGGATGCAGTTCTGCAGTGCCAGGCTGATGCCTACCCTTCCAATCTCACCTATGAGTGGTTGAAACAAGGACAGAGTGTTTACCATATTGA ATCCCTTAAATCCAGAGTGAAGATTTTGGTGGATGGAACACTTCTTATCCCTAATCTCATCCCAGAAGATGCTGGCAACTACACCTGTACCCCAACCAATGGGATATTGACCCCGCCCTCTGCCTCTGCACATCTCAAAGTGAAAC ACCCTGCACGTGTAGGACGAATGCCCCGAGAAACATACTTGCCTGCGGGCATGGAGGGGGTCATCGTCTGTCCTGTCCAGGCTGATCCACCTGTGCTGTACGTCAACTGGACCAAAGACGGGAACAATTTAAATCTTGACAAC CTCCCAGGTTGGCTGGTGAACGCAGAGGGCTCCGTTTTTATCGCAACTTCCAATGACAATGCTGTTGGCATGTACACCTGTACTGCCTATAACAGTTATGGCACCATGGGCAAGTCTGAGTCCACACAAGTCCTTCTGCAG gACCCACCATCACTCCGAGTGCCTCCTCAGCCTGAGTATTTGCAGGAGGTGGGCAGACAGTTGATCATCCCTTGTGAAGCCAACGGAGACCCCAATCCAAACATAACATGGAGCAAG ATTGGCCCAACACCTCGATCTCCATACACTGTGTTGGCTAATGgctccctcctgctgcagccactCAGTAAAGATCACCATGGGGGCTGGGAGTGCCTGGCCACTAATCGCGTAGCGACTGTCAGTGCAGGCACTGTGGTCATGGTGCTGG GCACCAGTCCTCATATTGTCTCCTCTGTATCTGTAACAACGGAGATGAACCAGGCCAACGTGTCCTGGGTGCCTGGTTTTGATGGTGGATACACCCAGAAGTTCACAGTGTG GGTGAAGCATGCATCCAGGGGGAAACACGAATGGGCGTCTTTGCCTGTTCCTACGTCCAAAAACTACCTTCTGGTGACAGGGCTACTTGCTGGCACCGACTATCAGTTCAGTGTTCTACCGCAGAATAGACTCGGCTCTGGGCCTTTTAGCGAAATAGTTTCTGTGCGAACGCAAG CTGTGCCGACAGAAGCATCTACAGCTGTCAGCACCCTCCCAATGCTGGATCCTCCCACATTCCTGTCAGCCAACCAGACTGGACAAGGTGTTCTCCTCCAGTGGTCGCCTCCAGAGGCTCCAACCTCTCCACTGACGGGCTATGTGCTGCAGGCCCGCAGGAATCAGGGCCAGTGGGTCATcctcagcagcatcatcagtgCCAACCAGAGTGAACTACTTGTACAAGGACTGCTAAGG GACTCCAGTTATGATTTGAGGCTGATGTCACGCAGCAACAAACTGCTCAGTGAACCCAGTGAGGCTGTCAATGTATCCACCATAG GGATGGAGATTTACCCTCTCCGCCCAAGTTTCCTGGAGGTCATCCCTGAGCCCCTGTTGGCTGGAGTGTTAGCAGGAGtgtgcttcctgtttgtggCCATCATCCTGTCCTTGGTGACCGCATGCTATATGAGTCACAGGAGACGGCATCGGCgcagaaagagaagacaag ATCTGCCATCTGCTTTCCAGAAGAACTCATCTCCAGA AGCTCGCTCGCCTCCACGCAGCCCAGACAGTGTCCTAAAGCTGAAGCTGTGTCCACCACTTCCCTTCTTCCCCAAATCCTCTTCACAGTCTGATCGATCCTCCTTCGATAAAGGCAGCCGTGGGGAATACCATGACCAGCGGAAACAACTCTTGTCCAATTCTTCTCCACCCCCACATTACACACTTTTTGAGAGTCATCTGGGGTCTCAAGCTCCCTCACCATCTGCCCTGGAGTCCATATCCAGAGGACCAGATGGACGCTTCATTACCCAAACACTGCCAGAGGGTTCCAGTCCCTCCAATAATAAAATCTTTAAGAAGGACGTCCTGCAAATGAATGGCGGGGCAAGTGGCTCAGGGAGCAACCGGACATCATTCAGGGACTCTCCAAAGTCCAGCATCTTGAGCTCAGAGAAGGACGAGAGGAGGCATTCTCCTCTCACTGTGGACGTCCCAGAGCTCAACAGAcctccttcttcacctggtAGAGTAAGAGCCATGGCCAGAAACTTCTCTCGCCAAGGCTGCTTTTACTCTGACGATGAACAAGGCTCCGAGGCACTTCTGGAAAGAATCAGCTTCTATTCAGACAGCAGTGAGAAGAAACCCAGTGATTCTCTCAGGAGATATCGTATACCGGGCCACAGTGATGATCTGTTCTCCAGTTTGGGCAAGAGAACAAAGCTGCTGgatagagatagagacagacttCGCCATTCAGGCTACCAGCCTATGGAAAGTCAGCTGACTGATAACAGCACCCTGGTCTCACAACTGCACAGTGAGTTGGAGAGAAATAGCATTAATAAGTTTGTCCAACTGGcacaggagagggaagaaatggAGAGGGAGCTCGAGAGCTATACAGCTGACCAGAGAAGCCGCAGCCGTGGAAGAGATAAGTGTCAGTCTAGTGCAACAGAGAACCCTCAAAGGGATGCACCCAAGTCGGAGGAAGAGCCAGTATGGAAGACACAAGATGTTACTATCAGACAGAAACGAAGGCCCTCTGGTCAGACAAGTCGGGTGTCTGACTATCGGAGGGCGTGCTACTTCGGGACCACCAGCAGTCCCATGGACCGGCTTCCCACGTCTCGCATACAGTGGGATATTAGCCCTGTTACCTCCGTCACCAGCCTCATTCCTGTACGGAGTCCCAGAGAGACCACGTCGCCCAGGTCGCAGCATCCTCGCACAGGTCGGGAAATCCCTGAGGACTCTCTCACAGTAGTTAATTCATCATGCTCTCCGGTCACCCAGAACACCTCCCTCCCCATGTTCTCGCCCGATGTCAGCCCACCGGTTTTGTGTTTAGAAACACCAGTCAGAGCCAGGTCCCTGAGTCCTCAGAGAGAGCCAGACATATGCAGGAAATCCGTGACTGAGCAGGACGGAGGTGTCTCCTCAAGGTCCAGGCATTCGTATGCTTACTCAGCCAATCAGCCCTGGGATTCTGCTGCCAGAAGTCCTACAGTCGACAGTGAGAGGCCGGGAAGTTCCGCTTCTGTACCATATAATCAGCCTGACAGAGCTAAAGACTTCACGGCCACAAGGGATCCCAGTCCCTCGAGTTATTCTACCTTACCCTATGAACACCATGAAGCAGGGGCAAAGGCCAAAGACAGGGAGACTCAGGGCCGCGATGACCGCCGGAGTTTGGGGTTTTACTCCGAGTTAGAAAAAGAGGGTGTCCGAGCACGCTCCAGGAGGAGTGACAAGTGTCTTTTCTCTGATAGTCCCAGCCCCATTTCAACATTAACTCTTGtagaagagacagagagtgacCAGTCACACTTTTCTGTGCCCAGAATGTCAGAGTCCTTCAAGGTCAAACCTGCAGCCCCCTCTCCTAAAATGTCCCCACTGCAGACAAGTGCAATTCTCGAGTACCTGAGCCTCCCAGGTTTCGTCGAAATGAGTGTGGATGAGCCCGTGGGAGGAGCTGAAGTCACAGACGCCGCTGTACAAAGTTCAGAACTTAAAGCAGATAAATCTCCGGTGGCAAAGCCTGACGTAGTTCCTACAAACTGGGAGGTTCATGTTCAAGAAAACCAGCGAATGGGCTCAAACCTAAAGGAGGTGTGTCATGAACCAACTCATTCTGGGGCTGCTGCGGAGCCCAGCCTCGATGCTTGTAGAAAACAAGCCTATAAACGCTCCCTCCACGTGGAACCTCGAGATTCTTCACACAGAGTAAGATTTCCTGACGAGACAATACCTCCATCACATGGCCCGGAGAAAACTAGCAAGCAGCTCTACCgtgagaaaacacaacttcGAGTCGGGAATATAAGCACAGACAGACCTGAATCCAGACTTGGATCCAGGTCCGCTCACACCATGCTCAGTGCGGCCAAAGGCGTGGCAGACATAGTGTCCAAACACTCCTGGAGTTTTGTAGACAGTAGTGAGACTTTATCAGAGCAATCCCAAAGACAAGCTTCTCAGGGCAGCAGGACCAATAACATTGCATCTCGGATAGCTCAAGCCCCTGTGCCATTTCTCAAGAAATCTTTAAGCATTGGCCCCTGTAGGACACTCTCGGGCATGGGACAGCCGCGTCCTTTCCTGAAGAAGTCCATCAGTCTGGGCTCACAGAGGTGGGAGCACTTTGAGAGCCCAAGGACGTATATTTCTGAGAGGTGCTACTGGGACGAGTTCCCGAACCCCAATGTCAGGGTGAAGTCCTGCAGTTTGGGCCGCACACCACCTTCCATGCCCAGGCCAGGCCCCTCCTGGAGGGAGTATGTCCCATTCAGACGCCCCAGCATAGGGAGCTTAGAGAGGCCTCATCACACACAAAGATCTTTAGCTAGTCCTTCCTACCTCACACATTCTATGTACCCGCCCAGACAAACCTCAGTCTCCCCAAAGCTGGAACCCTGCGATCCGCGACGTCAAGCCGCTGTTTTCCTCGAGTCCTCCAGGTGGTCCCCTACTTATCACGAAACTCTGAGGTCTGCCCAGCATAAATATGTCCCCATGCCGTCCTCTGTTCCCATGCCCCAGTACCAACACTGGCCAGGTTCAAGAGGGGAAACCATGAGACCAGTGGACCCCAGGAGGGGCCCTCCAAGGTCCTACCTCCCAAGGGGCATCAGCTGGCCCTCCCCTTATTACGCCCCCTTCCCAcccagggagggagagagttacagacagccagacaggatgacggggaggggaggggagactGAGAtcagggacggagggagggccAGTTACGCCAGTCAGAGCAGTGGTAGGGGTAGCGCTGGTCTATTCCAACACTCACTGTCCATCACCCCCACACTGCTCAGCTCCCCCGAAACCACAGAGGAGAGCGAGCGTCACAGAGCTGCGACGGAGCTGCCGGAGAGGAGAGCGAAAAG AAGGAACACTTCAGTAGATGAGAGTTATGAATGGGACTCTGCAGATGCGTGTGTGGACTCGGAGGTCCTGGAAGCCATGAGGCTTGATCAGTCACACGTGGGCTTGCGGCGAGGAAGGGTCGAGCCCAGACATGATCAAGCTGGTGGCCTCCAGGACCAGCAACAGAAAG GCCCGCCTCCCTCACTCAGCCCGCCAGTTTCCAACCCACCTCGCTGCGAGTTCAGCCGCTCCCTAAGTGAGGCGCGCTTCAACGCTCTCCGTCAGGAGTACCAAGAGTACAGGCGAGCGCAGGAGTCCATCTGTTCCCGCGAACCCTGTCTCACCCCCGGCTACGATTCAGACTCTGACTCAAGCTCTGCGCTGCTCTAG